TGACGAGATTGAACAGCTCAATGACCTGCATAAAGTACTCGGAAGCAGGATCAAAGAGGTCATTCTACCGGAGTATGCCCCCAAAGAGGTAAAGGCGAGAGGCTTTCTGCTGCATGCTCCCCAGCGAAAACGGAAATCTTCACCGGCTAAAAAGCAGAGTGTTTCAAGCGGTATGAGTGCAAAAGGAAAAAAACGCAAAACGACCAAACGTGACGGATTCAAGGCTTTTGATGCAGCCAAAAAAACAAAAGAGACGCAGAGCAAAAAACGGGGAAGAGGACGTAAGTAAACACTTAGTCCAAGACCTTGAACCTTACAAGCAGCGGATGATGATCGGAAATATCATGGTCCGATATCACCTCTTTCCCTATACACTTCAAACCGCGGTAAAGTACAAAATCCAGCGGATATCCCATAAATGATTTGACCTTGTCCCCTTCCGTGAATGACACAAGTTCCAGAGAGAGTTCTTTTTGGAGTTTTTGCAATGCCTCCATACGCTTTCTGTTCCAGGCGTTAAAGTCGCCTGCAACGATCATCGGACCCTCGTGTGACCGTACCTTTTCTGCAAAGATCTCAAGCTCTCTCTCGTAACTGCTGTTCTCCCTGAAATTGATGGCATGTACATTGAGTACCAGCAGTGTTTTTTCACAGCCAAGAGGGTAGGTGCTCAACAGCAGGCTTTTATGTGGACCGATGAGGCTTTCCTGACTGTCGGACAGATAGGCTTTTGCCGATCTTGATTCTGTTCTGCAGGCAGTGAGGACACCGTAAAATGTATCTTTAATCTGCAGGTTCGCTGCCGCATCGTAGGCACAGTCGTCAATGGTGAATGTGTCTCCTCTGAATTCCGCTTCCTGGAGCATACAGAGATAGAGGTCTTTTTTCTTCATCATCTTTTCAAGAAAAGTCCTGAACGATGGGTCTGTACGGTTCTTTTTGTGTACATTCCAGCAGAGCAGGGAAAAGGTTTCAGGAAAACAGGGGGTACACTGCTTTCCGCAGGATTTATGATGAAGGATGGAGGGTAGGAATCGTATCATGATAGACGTGCCATTCATTCCCTTTTGCAAGGTGGATTTTATTTCAGAGTATTCAATTATACTTGCTTTATATAAAATACTGAAAAAAAACAACACGATATTTACCTTGCTGTAGTATAATCCACCCTAATTATTATCATAATAACCCAATATAAACGTATAAAGGAAAATAAATGGCAGCAGTTCCCGAAGATATAGGATGCAGTAACGAAGAGTGTGTAGAATCCCCGAATTGTCAAAGAACGGTGATCTACAAGAATGGTACGGCAAGAGAGGTAAGAAGTTTCGGCGGTACGCCTCAAAAAGGGTGTGGGAAATTTCTTCCCAAAAAAGAAGAAAAGTAGGTTTCAAGTCAAATTTTGACCTGAACCTTCTTCATATTATCTGCGTTGTTCGAAACCGTTGGCTACGAACTCGAATTCATATCGATGCGTAGGGTATTTGCTCACACCTTCCGCAATAAATTGTGCTTTGGTTATCTGACCGTCCCACAGCTGGTACATCAGGTTCTTGAACCATGCTTTTCTCTCCGGTGTATCGAGCGACATTCTGTTGTAGTTGGGGTCGTTCTTGGTACTGGTAGCCACCGCGATCATGTCTTCGTGGAAACGCTCCTGTTTTTCAGGTGAAGCCTGTTCGTATGGTATCTTTTTCACGACAGGTGCCGGAGTCGGTGCCAATGGAGAAGTGATCGAGTTCGTACAGCCGGACAGGGCCAACGCAGCAATTCCCGCTGCCAATAGTCTTAATTTCATTTTCTTTTCCTCTTCTATTGTTCAATTTTGTATGATTATATCAAATATTCATAAATTTAATGTGTACCTCACCTTTTGCGAATGAATTTTCCTTTGGATTTCTCCTTGATGATCTTCTCAT
The window above is part of the Sulfurovum riftiae genome. Proteins encoded here:
- a CDS encoding endonuclease/exonuclease/phosphatase family protein; the encoded protein is MIRFLPSILHHKSCGKQCTPCFPETFSLLCWNVHKKNRTDPSFRTFLEKMMKKKDLYLCMLQEAEFRGDTFTIDDCAYDAAANLQIKDTFYGVLTACRTESRSAKAYLSDSQESLIGPHKSLLLSTYPLGCEKTLLVLNVHAINFRENSSYERELEIFAEKVRSHEGPMIVAGDFNAWNRKRMEALQKLQKELSLELVSFTEGDKVKSFMGYPLDFVLYRGLKCIGKEVISDHDISDHHPLLVRFKVLD